The Labrus mixtus chromosome 14, fLabMix1.1, whole genome shotgun sequence nucleotide sequence TAGCTGTAAGCTGTTAACTTTCCACACACTCAATGACAGGAAAACCACTGCAGCTTGCTTTAATAAACCACCATGTCAAGTTCTCTCCATTATAGTTTGGGGATTTAAATCCTTAACAGCAGGGAGACATTCTGTAGTTATGCAAAGTTGAATTCAAAAGGAAACTGGACTTGAGTTGAAGTTCCTGAAGCAATTAGCCCCCTAATCCGAAAGTCTTGTTTTTGAACGAGAGGTGAAATGTCTTGAATTGCCTTTTGTATTAAACTTAGAGCTAGCCTTACCCAGATgactaaaaacaacaatactgccctctctcactctcattaGTCATTGACCTTGGTCAAGAGAGAGGTTGTTACAGTGTACTGATGTTGATTTAAACCTCTTAAAACATGTATCTGCTTAATGAtgttaaaacactttttgtgtCCTGAGGGTTTTCAATCCCACTGGTTTAGGTCAATTAAAAGTGCATAATATGGTGTCTACAAAGTGTCAAATGGATTCTAAAACAAGCTCAGATCACTGAAATCCAACACTTTCAACataagaccctgacacaccagATGGctaaagaactagtggcgatgAAGGCCGACTGTGGCGTCGTCTCCCGTCGCCTCTTGACGCCTCACCATGCCTTTGTcatggccaaaaagttgcacttgaacacaccacaaagactacagccaacggccaaccaccacatacATTCTGCACATGCGTGTGACAGAAGTTATAATTCCCCACCCACCCAAAAAAAGACCTGGAAGCATTAGAAGCACATTTTCAGGCTCTTATTAAAAATCACTGGAGTTTTATCCACAGGGTTCACCTAATTGCAGGCAGTAGAAAGAACTAAACACCTTCAGGACTTGACACTTGGTGCACCCTGGTGGCCTTGGGCTAAGGTGTATACTGTATAATCCTAACACCCCTGTTTGATTCCAATCAAGAGGCATAACTTGACCTTTGTTGCATTTGATACCGCTTATCTTGAGACATGCAGAAGATCTAAATACACATGACCATCTGTTGAAAGTCGCGTGTTGCATTTTTTGAGCGCTAGTATGAAGTGTggttcaaatatttcaaacacttGTTTTGAATGGTCTGTATGACCAAAGGATGTTTGAAGAATGATGCAATATGAACACATCAATTGACTGTAGCTCCTTCCCCCCATGACCTTAGAATAAATCATTTCCCCATTGAAGGCATCCCACTGGCATGTACCACTtcactgaagaaaataaaatgcatggtAAGAAACCAGGACAACAGTACACCCACGGAGGCATgttaaaatattgtattttttttcccccactctTTTATAACAATTTGGTCTGCTGTAACACCTTTCTTATTTAGAGTAAACAAGACTTtcaaaaagagaaggaggaggagtgtggaTCTACTCACCCTGGGTCTCAAAACTGTAGAATCTCCACTGACTGTGACCAAACAGCAATATAACAGTGATGACACGTGGCAGAGGGGGAAGCAttatggaagtgtgtgtgtacacaggcATGCATAATTCAATTCCCTTATACTACAACTGAATGGGagaggggggatgggggggtaGAAAAGTGTGAATGAAGTATATTTCCCCCTACCTTTACTCCCTCTGTCATCTTAAACTGCCTCTCATTACAGCCCCCATGGTTGCATTTACACACATTGCTACATTTCcttgttgttttgcatttttcaacTTGCTTATATCTCCATAGTGGTTCAGGATGCAAATTATTTCCTGTTCAAATCCCTCATCTGTCTGTCATGTCCAGTTGTTGGCTCTCTTTTTTAGCTCCTCATCTGTATTCTAAACACAAAATGCAGTCAGataagagagaaagggggggaaaaaaagtaactCATCTCTCCCTTACACTCTCTCCTCGCTGCCGCCTACCTTGCCTTCCCACCTCCCCATCTCCCATTCTGACTCATACTGAAATCCCAGTGAGCCTcctgtcttctcctctcctctcctctcctctcatttcctctcctctccccctacccctctcctcagctctcatttgtgttttctctccctttgaTTGCCAAGCTGGATCGAAAAACAACGAGCAGGGCAGGAGTGAATGAGCaaatgaaaaagacagagagccagcgaggaggaggaggaggaggaggaggaggaagaatcTGTGCTGCCAACACGTGCCTGTAATGAGGATTCTGTcaaaggagagcagaggagaggtgtgtgtttgtgtggtgcgGAAGTGTGGGTCAGAGAGAGATGGTGGTTTAGAAAGAGTGGGTGGACATTAGTGAAATCCCCTCTCGCCCCCACATTATTGCCCCCACCGCCTCTTCTTGCCTAAAAGATGTGTGAGATCGCAAACCCACACTCACGCACAGCAGCAACTCCTCATCCACCCACGctcacacatccacacacacacacacacacgccataGCAGACAGACTCAGAAACTTTGAACTTGAGTATTTGGAATGTTGTGGGAGGAAGAAACATGCATATGATGGTGCATGTACTGCCTCAGTAACATGCATATGATGGTGCATGTATTGCCTCAGTAACATGCATATGATGGTGCATGTACTGCCTCAGTAACATGGGGTCAATGAAATGGATCCTGCATGATTGACTTACCTGTGATGAGGGGATTACTGCCATGATTTTATGAAGAGCATCTGTAGCGAAGTTTGCATAAACGGGCAGTTCTTTTGCAAAGTCATACACTGTCTCTTCTCATCTGCTGTGACTGACAGTGAGTCACACCAAACTTCACAACATTATGCCAAAGTCATATGCTGAATGCAATTAACCAactgtgtgtgcctgtatgtgtgtgtgtgtgcgtacgaGTGTGGGTAGTCATTAGTACATATCTTGATGTAGTGTGTGCgggtgtttctttgtgtgtgtttgctggaaGATTATAGTAATTTTCTACACTGATCCCCAGAAATATTACAAGGCACATGTCAAGCCTATGCCATGCAGCCATTATCATTTAAAACGCTCATATAGAGAGCAggcttaaaaatacatttaaaaactgatCTTGAAGGAACTGCGTGTTAGTTATAGAGGGGAACCTATAAGGCCGAATGAAATATATCATATTTTGCAATATGAAGGAAGAATGTTGAAGCGTATAATCTCTACTGTAGAAGACACCAAATTCTACAAAGTATTACTTTTCCTTTGAGGGCTATCTCTGGAAAACCAAATGACGTTTCAAAGGGCTAATCATTATATTACAAACTTGTTGAATTCATCTCAATTTAAGTTATGGGTATTTCAATATCAAAACTGTTCTTAAAGACTCTttgatacatatataaaatTAATACAGATCATTTAAAGGCCTGTAGACTATTTCTGTTCTATTCAGGCCCATGACAATGTTAACAGATAGTTGACTCCATAAACTGCAGAATACCTTTGAACAGAGCATTCTTTAGCCTCGTGTTCACCTGGCAGtccagttcagtttggtttggttcagcgtttccactgtcaaaagttgtcCTGTGGATTTCGAGAGAGtaatttcaaggctgttttttctttgaaaataatGTCAGAGCCTAGCACTGCCCAATTAACGACCTCGGAGGTGCAAACCTTCCTAGGAATCATTCTGTCTCCTGtgttgtgttcttcttcttttttggatttatttacagGCTGCACTGTGTCACTCTGCTATAATGTCAAGCTATTACCTAGCTGACATGACTATTGCTGTCTGGCTTACACCCCGAACGGTTGGCTAAGGAAacacaagcaagatcagggtttaccatACCAAACTGCACTAAAGTGAAAACAGGCATTTAGTGACAGCCGAACATTGTTGATGTGCATAGAACTTAATCgcaaaaatcccccaaaaatagacaaaaaatgACACGTTTAATTGTGGTGTGACTTGCAacccaaaacaaacaggatccCTCTGTCCTATAGGTAAAATCAGAATTCCATATACATTATACTGTAGATTTGACGTTGAACAGTTTATTTCGCTTAAAGCTgcagtgaggagtttttaactggttatgaaaaaggctgaaatgaatactgatgtctTCTGATGAACTACAAAAGCAAGAGGGACCATTAGTGATGCAATAAAATATTGCTCTCATAAATTTCCTGAAAGAACTGCAGGTGGCAGACAAAGTGATTAACTGCACAAGGTCATAACAGCCTTTTTTCCACATTCGTCCACAGCAAATATTCTTAATGAGAGATTCATTTGACTGTTACGTCGGTAGAATTACATTTTTGGGTAATATAACTGAAAACGAGCAAATAAAAACTGTACCACTGTGTCCACAGTGGGCGCAGAGACCTATACAGGTCCACAGGAGCTTTGAATGAAGAATAGGAATTAGCCAAAATTGAATGTATATTATTTGGATTACTGCGAGACTAATATGCCGGCCCTGAAGGTATCTAAAAGTGATGAAGGGTTTTTAATAAGAGGTGGGTTTTTTTGGGCACAGTAGTGTCAGGAGTAATGAACTATTGTTTTGATATATGATGAACATCTTCATTGAAACTGTCATTAAATTAGGTCACACAACCCAGTCAAAAACTTCTTATGATACATTCATGCCTTTGTTTTCAATTCTCCTCTGCACTGACACATCCCTCCATGCAGTCCATCTCATATTGTCTTGATGCTCATTCCTCCCCCTGACACTCCTTCTATCTCTTTTTGTGAATTATACATTTAAACCAGTTGATATGGAAATATTCCAAACATCTAGTGCCAGCAAATATGCGTCACACAAGCCCCTGTCCGCCTTACTCTCTGCTTCtcagtttctgtctgtctgtatctccTACACATTCACGCactgtcttttatttctgtctctctcaccaCTTAAGATCTCATTTCAGTCATCTCACTTTCATCTGGTCCTTATTTTTAACCCGTATTTAAACCTTAGGTTTTTTACCCTTCTCCATCCTCAAACCACAATGTTCCACCTTTCCCATCTGACTGTATTCCCCggtctgtcttcctcctccaccactcCAGTCATTTCTAAAAGTCATCTCCTCCCACCTCACAGTGCCCCAGTTgggggagacacagagagaaaggctGAAAGAAGgattgagagagacagagaatgagGTGGGGGCCGGAGAGATGGAGATACGATTGTGTCGGAGAAACCCCACTGGTGTCAGAAAATCACCTGCAAAAACTCCCCcgctttttttcctcatctgtATTCACAGtctctcctccttctgtttctcttctctcctcctgcatcaTGCCTCCTCACCTCTTTCCCTCCCTTgctgcctcctccctgcctccccctATCTGTCCTTCTGTGTCTCTTACTATCCTGCATTGCTCCACCTGCACTGTGGTGCAGCACTGACAATCAGAActctgcacacatacacacaggcacaagagcacacacacttttagaATCACACACAGGGAGACACACGCCCACAACTTCCGGCAGCCCccctccctatctctctctcactctctctctctctctctctctctctcacacacccctccACTGCAGGCACGAAACATTCTACAACTGCTGGTGTGCTGGAGCTTCAGGAGAAACTGCCAATGAGAACTACTCTGCATTCACACTAGATCCTGCTTCTTTTTTGTAACATACATGAATCATTTTGATAAGGAAATAATAGAGGAAGGATTGCTGatagtaaaaagaaaatgaaaaccaatAATAATTATGGTACTAAATATGATCAACATGCCTCCTAAATTCTATCTTTCTTTTGGTTGCACCTTTTCCAGATAAAATATTGAAGTGTTGATTTATTGAACGAAACACATTAATGGCCAATTAGAACAGTAAagcaaagttatttttaaagaaatcgaaaatgtaatgaatataaagTCTATCAAATTGTGTCAATAGCCCAATTCTTGCTGCTTGtattctctctctgctgcctgcCTGCTTAATAATTTGTCTATAGTAGCTATAAGACAAGTTTAACTTCTCAATAAGTTCTGTATGTGCAGATGTTCCTGATTACTGTGCTAAATAAGAGAGCCAAGCATGTTGGATGAACAATTTAGGTGTCTGGTGAAGGTAAGTATAAAAAGATATAAGAGGTTTTGTTAGATGTTAGGAATCGTGAGTGAGATTTATAGGAAGgacaagacagagaaaaagacgCTGGCCCTTTAATTTGGTGTTGCTAGGGAGATGAGCTGTTTACTTAGTATCAGCCACAGAGATGATGTCTGCTTTAACTTTAATAAGCCTCCCTCATATGCAAATACACATGCTGGTTCTTTTGTGTAtgcctttttttctgcaatgCCACAATCACTATACCTCTTGCAATCTTTCAGTTCACGATAAGGGCATGAGTGGACGCAACTGGGAAAttgagtgatgatgatgagatgaCAACAGTAATGTAAATTGCTTGAATGGAAAATTTAAGAAGATCAGGCCAAATCGTATGGGTtggattaaaaacaaagtgacagaATGAGAAATTAGAGAATGAGAAATCAACACTGACATCTAGTGGATAGTGTAGGAAATTGAGGGTACGCCTGTATGTAGGATCTCTGACAGTGCTTCTTTATATAATGTGCAGACTTTTTTGACATCCTTCCTCCAGGCCTTCTGTAGGTCAAGGCCTATGCAACAGTTACATAATTACATATTTagaataacacattttttttaattgaaaaggagaattaaaaaaagttaaattcctGTAAACAGCTTTAAACTCATCCATTAGCCTAGTCTAATTGGAAAGGTAATTAGATTGGAAAACTTTGTTCAATAAagcacccttttttttttcttttattgtttttttttctttttttcaaaacatgacatgacaaaATAGGCATACAATGCCCACCAAACATACaagaaaatccaaaaacaaaccaaactgtCATCACCCTGCACCCATCTGTCCTTGATTGTTAATGTACAATAACGGTCCTTGATCTTTAGTGGAAATAAAGCACCCTTTTATcaaatgtgtttgcatgcaaTGATGTggtgtaaatatgtttttccaAACTGTTGATCTTCTCATAAAAAAAGATACGATTTCAAGTAGCCTTAAACTGTCGGCAAAAAAAATCcataccatttaaaaaaaataaaaaaaataaagaaaaggaaaaactaTATTAAATTCAGCAGGCCTATACCTCAGAATGACAGGAGCTTTACATAAAACCAGCCAAAAATTACAACATCATTGGCAAAGAAAAATACTATCAACGTTTTAAAGATGACTTATgaaatcaattatttaaatttctAGGAAGCGACTGCTGCTGCCTACTACATTACATTACCGAACTGCCTCCACTAATACGTCATCTGATGACTATATTTGGGATCCAGCGACTTTGAGGATGTTTGACACAGATGGGCCACCgtacttgttgtgtttgttttagtgaaaGCAAAGATGGCGAACGAACTAGACCGAGTGCGAATCTCAGCTGCGGAACTTCGAGGCGACGCGTCGAATTCACTCAATATAACTGACTGTCAAACAGGTGAGAGCAGCGTAACTAGAGCAGACGAGTTGACACATTCGCGGAAAAGTAGATACATTTATCACTGAAGTAGCACAAGTTATCAGAAAGTAGCCTACGGAGTTGCTGAGTTTCTGACCAGCTAATgttgttagctagctagcatcCTGTCCCTCCATTCTTCAGGTCCGCGCGGTCTGTTTTAAACGCCCCCTTGACATAAATACCAACACATGAGTTTTCTTTCCCTGTATTTAGTTATGTGTTTTCCTTCCTCGATGCATCGTGTTTACTTACATTAGGTCCGAAGTAGATATGTCCACCTAATATTTGGATGTGCAGTGGAATGATAACAACGATAAGCTTGACTTTTCACATCGTTTAATGTTAGATAATGTGCTCAACAAAGTTTTACACTTTCGTTTTATGCCATTAGAGaacaaaatattaatttaaagaatttaaaataaGGTGATGTTTGGTTCTCAAGTTGTTGGGTGTCTTTATCTGTGGGTCATTGGTTGATTAATATGCACAAATCGTGTTTCCATAATATGCCCAGAAACTGATAAAATGTTAACGTGACTTGATTATATTGTGGTCAACAAGTCCTCAGTTGTGTTATCATTTTGTGCAGTAATAGTAAAACTGATTATACTGTGtgacttataataataataatgataataatgataataaattagatttatacaGCGCTTTTcgaaatactcaaagacgctttgacaggaaacaacaaagcaaaaactaagagaacaatacaaaatagaaatagtgtcagaggatgagagtcagtggttgtaggcggtgatgaaaagatgagtttttagggatttcttgtaggaagtgagtgtgggggattctctgatgtttttagggagagagttccagagggtgggagctgcaATGGAGAAAGCCCTGTCCTACCCAAAGGTTGGTCCTgcaggtggtgggggggggggggacaggaggtttgcatccgCAGACCTGAcagtgcgggtgggagtgtgtcggtggaggagctcagacaggtagggggggagtcaggttgtggagggctttgtaggtgatgatgaggagtttgaagtggatacgctgggggatggggagccagtggaggtcatgaaggacaggggtgatgtgatcTCGGGTGcggtgagtgtgtgaggagacgagcagcggagttttgaatgtattgaagtttcttGAGTGATTTGGATGGTGAACCatagaggagactgttgcagtagtctaatctggaggtgatgaatgcgtgggtgagggtctcgGCAGCTGAGAATGAGAGTGATGGGCGGAGGCGGGCTTATTCAATCTTAACTGAAACATTGTGACTACTATAAATTGTTGTCAGTCAATCCACCATGAACTCTCATACCACATCATTACTAATAACACCAGAACGGCCAGTTTTggtcatttcattgttttgtgaCTCAAGGAAAGACACAGAGTATGAAAATTGTATAGTTTTCACTTAAAGCATCCGTTTGGCACATGTAAACCTACAGTGTATCCTTTCTGTTTATGACTACTTTGTCTTACAgcgtttggatttttttgtgtttttcttctttactgCAGGGGAGCATTCTGTAAACAAGCAGCATAAGAGGCATGAAGGAAAGCGTCCTGATCTGAAGCGCTATCAGTCAGTACCTGGACCTGGACAGCGTCACTGTGAAAGTGAGGAGGGAGAAGCTGGTCAAAGTGATCCTCTGACTGCTGATTTAGATGATCCGCCCTCACAGTGTGACATAAAGAGCGTTTCTCGAAACGTTATAGAGAGGCATGGGTGCACATATGATGGGATGGATACCGACTATATGGAAAAAGACAGGATGAGAGGTGATGGTAGTGGAACTCAGAACTGTAGAAACGCTGGCATATCACAGGCTAAACCTGATGCAAATCTAAGAAAAGActttgttgaaaatgacagtgaACAACTGGAGCCTGTAGGAGCTGCTAAACCCATGAGGAAAGCTCGCAAACCAGATCGAGCATTTTATCAACCTGGGAGCAGGAGGAGTATTCAGGGAAAGGACGGTGGAGTTGGAAGTGAGCAGGATAAGCCTCCATCTAACAAGCATGAGCACAAAACTGAGCAAGAATCCCAATCGATTACAGGGAATAGGGAAGGGAACAAAAAAACGTCTATACTGAAGCAGGAACAGAAGGACCAAGAAGTAAAAGGCACACATGATAATGCCAAACAGTTTAAATCAAGTGAGATTAACAGAAAGCAGGAAAGCCGAGATCTAAACAAACCTCCATTACCATCTGATTCTTCAGTAGAGAAAATGTCTCGCAAAATAGAAAAGCTCAGTGTGAAAGAAAAGGGTAAAGTTGGAGGTGAAGGGGATGACACCCCAGTTTCAAGAGATGGGAAAACAACTGATAAAAAAGCAAGAAGCCAAGGAGTAGGAACCatagaggaagaagagaaggtagagaagaagagggaaaggGGAAAccgcagaagaagaggaggagagaaggaaaaagagacaaatcagGATGCCAGTAGAGATGATAATGAAGTGGGTGGTGGAGGAAAGAGGGACGGGAGGAAagctgagaaagaaagaaacagaagagcACCTGAAGCAGAAAAGGATAATAAACCAGGGGAGTCACACCCAAGCAAAGGAAGAGAGAACcgcagagaaaacagaagaggagacaaTAATAACAACCCGAACAGAGATACTGAGAAAGATGCAAGggtgcaaaaaaataaagacagggtTGTtgaaagaggggagagaaacaAGCCAACTGCAAATATTGCAACACCAACTTCAAAACGCTATTCCAAATCAGATATTCGGCGCTCACGAAATCGAACTTATAGCAGTAGCTCAGCCAGCAGTGTGACCAGTCTTGATGGTCCAGGAAGAGGAATGGATAGGGATAGTACCAAGTGGCCATGCTTGGAACCAAAGTTCACTAACAAAGAGGGTATGGCTTATAGTGGAGAAGGGCGGAGGAGACATCTGCAAAGCTGGACAGCCAATGGGGAGTCTTCTACAGAATCGCAAGAAGGGAGTGAGATGAGTGACATAGCAGAAGAtagaaggaggaaaagaagaggtGGACAGGAAGAGCAAAGTGCAGGGAGGCAAAGAGAAGACAGGAATGGATCAAAGGGAAACAAAGGTGGATGTCGGGGAATCCTAAGGGTGTCTCTAGAAACCCAGATGGGTACCTCGCCACGTGGTGGGGCTGCCAAACATTGCTCACCAGGCTCGGTTCCACGTGGCAGAGGTGGGGGTATACTGGTGCTCCCAACCCGGACAGATGTCTCTAATCCACCTGAGGTTAGGCAGAGACTTCTCTTTGGTGGAATAAGAGGAGGAGCTGCTAGCAGGAgtagaggaggcagaggaggtggATTGAGACGACTCTGGGATCCAAATAACCCTGACCAGAAACCGGCTCTTACCGGAAACCAATCCTCACAGCACTTATCTCTCCAACAGCCGGTTTATCTCCAAACAGGGACTGCATATGGACAGCTTCACTTTTTGGACACAGACGATGAGGTTGCAGGAAGTCCTCCAGTTCCACAGGGTGAGAATTTTCGATCAAAGCAAGCTGCCATGGCCTACTACAAATTCCAAAATTCCGACAACCCCTACTTCTACCCCATGTCCAACAGCAACACACATAGCCCTGGTAACACTACCAGCCATCAGTATTCATATCCTTACCATATGGGGCCCTATCAAATGGATCCCACAAACGGTATGTACCCAGGCCCTGGTGTGGGTCAGTTCTGTGGTAGCTATAAGACAGCAGGTTACTCCCAgacagctgcaggagctggtttGACTCCAGAAGAGGCAGAGCAACAAGCCAGAGGGGAGCTAGGGAGAATGCTGAGGGCTGCAGATGCACAGGAGCTCCAGCTCAGTAACCTGCTTTCCAGGGAGAGAGTGAGCGCTGACGGGCTGGATCGGATGGCCCAGCTCAGGTGAGGATTTACGGGAATAGATGTATGTTACTaccatttttctctttgtgtcacGTGTGACTATCATGCTTTTTACTGCTTGTTTAGCTGGCAGTTGCCCCTCGAGCCCAATTAATTATGAAATGTACAAATCTGACACAGTTggtatttaaacaaaacattgtCCTGTTGTGCCCTTTTTTCTAGAGCTGACCTTTTGGGGCTCTATGAGCAAGTCATCCTGACAGACATTGAGTTCTCAGACTCTCAGAACTTGGATCAGGCTTTGTGGAAGAACGTCTTTTACCAGGTTATAGAGCACTTCAGACAGTTACTCAAAGACCCCACTTGTGACAACACTCCTCATATCAGGAACATGCTGCTCACACTGCTTGATGAGGTAagaattgttttcctgatttTGAGTAGGTGTGGTTTCACTATTTATTATCCTGCCATAATACACTTCAGGAGAAATGTTTCTCTGGGACTGAATTGCtctctgggataaataaagttgtctaaGTCTTACTAAAGTTATATTTGGATATGCAGTTGTAAATCCAAATATATAGGGTTAGCTCTGCAATCAAACGAACCAAAATGATTATGATTGTATATAACTACAGAATATAATAATTTGTAGATGGCCTGTTATAATAGTGGAATAATTTGTTTGCTATATCATTTTACAGCTTTGTGATGTTGTTCCTTAATGAGTTGATTATAcatgcctttctttttttctgttgtgatCATTGTGTTGTACAGGGAGCACTATTCTTTGATGCACTGCTTCAGAAGCTGCAGACAGTGTACCAGTTTAAGTTGGAGGATTATATGGATGGCATGGCTATAAGGGCTCGACCATTACGCAAAACGGTACAGCAGTATTTCTTTGAGTTTGTATCTGTATGTCTACTTCACATGAGTTTACTGGAGTTTACATCATGAACTATATGTCGCTTAGGACTTGTTTTACAATGTACACATATGACAATGCTGAACTTTATATGTtgtataacatttaaatgtttaaagtttttcttgtgtttctggcTTCCTCAGGTTAAGTATGCACTTATCAGTGCACAACGCTGCATGATATGTCAGGGAGACATAGCACGTTACCGGGAACAAGCCAGTGACTCGGCCAACTATGGAAAGGCTCGCAGGTAGGCTGCAATTTGAAGTTCTCTAGGTATTGAAATATTTCGTCCCCTCTCTGAAGAGTCATTAAGGACACAATCACATTTGGCAATCCGTACcatgcctaagcacgcttcacccctaaagtccagttcgttggACTGTTGTGAGTGCTCTGATTCttgctcaagcacggtacacgTTGTTGGCCCTGGcagcttggaagaggtgtgcttcggcatgGTAACGTttatgcacgagcacaagcacgggtacacaacatacacagccttcattatggagagatcctggagtgttctggctgtatctcattaaagtgactcaaaataagccacaaagtcagctctatttttttattttcaagtgtgcatgtcttgtaaactaagcatgcTTCATAATTACGTAAAGCCATGAATGTGTCATTCTTAATTCATTCAAGAAGTAACCGTTCCGTTGTGGATGGGGCACAGGCAAATGTACACAGGGCTCTCATATAAGAGGCCACATACAGGAAATAATGAATAGTGGCCCCTCATAACCAGGGGCCCCTAGAGAATTCTTGTGTACAGGGTCTATAATTTTATACAGCATCCCTGTTTGTTGGCAACTATTATCATGTGCATCACTGCCA carries:
- the smg6 gene encoding telomerase-binding protein EST1A isoform X1, with the protein product MANELDRVRISAAELRGDASNSLNITDCQTGEHSVNKQHKRHEGKRPDLKRYQSVPGPGQRHCESEEGEAGQSDPLTADLDDPPSQCDIKSVSRNVIERHGCTYDGMDTDYMEKDRMRGDGSGTQNCRNAGISQAKPDANLRKDFVENDSEQLEPVGAAKPMRKARKPDRAFYQPGSRRSIQGKDGGVGSEQDKPPSNKHEHKTEQESQSITGNREGNKKTSILKQEQKDQEVKGTHDNAKQFKSSEINRKQESRDLNKPPLPSDSSVEKMSRKIEKLSVKEKGKVGGEGDDTPVSRDGKTTDKKARSQGVGTIEEEEKVEKKRERGNRRRRGGEKEKETNQDASRDDNEVGGGGKRDGRKAEKERNRRAPEAEKDNKPGESHPSKGRENRRENRRGDNNNNPNRDTEKDARVQKNKDRVVERGERNKPTANIATPTSKRYSKSDIRRSRNRTYSSSSASSVTSLDGPGRGMDRDSTKWPCLEPKFTNKEGMAYSGEGRRRHLQSWTANGESSTESQEGSEMSDIAEDRRRKRRGGQEEQSAGRQREDRNGSKGNKGGCRGILRVSLETQMGTSPRGGAAKHCSPGSVPRGRGGGILVLPTRTDVSNPPEVRQRLLFGGIRGGAASRSRGGRGGGLRRLWDPNNPDQKPALTGNQSSQHLSLQQPVYLQTGTAYGQLHFLDTDDEVAGSPPVPQGENFRSKQAAMAYYKFQNSDNPYFYPMSNSNTHSPGNTTSHQYSYPYHMGPYQMDPTNGMYPGPGVGQFCGSYKTAGYSQTAAGAGLTPEEAEQQARGELGRMLRAADAQELQLSNLLSRERVSADGLDRMAQLRADLLGLYEQVILTDIEFSDSQNLDQALWKNVFYQVIEHFRQLLKDPTCDNTPHIRNMLLTLLDEGALFFDALLQKLQTVYQFKLEDYMDGMAIRARPLRKTVKYALISAQRCMICQGDIARYREQASDSANYGKARSWYLKAQQIAPKNGRPYNQLALLAVYTKRKLDAVYYYMRSLAASNPILTAKESLMSLFEEAKRKTEQLERRRRQEHEGGSRGPAVKGRGRGEDGARVEIWIRPSGQASTPSSQRGGSESSRDSEQDGELGNLSPSDLNKRFILSFLHAHGKLFTKVGMESFPDVASRVLQEFRTLLQHGPALLGSTHLLQIITINMFTIHNANSRGEDGEVRHVLQEQSTALGLGMFALLVQRCTELLRDTPADPVVMADGEEEGKGEDSEGMVRVSAFPVDLRELLPSMKVWSDWMLGHPDLWNPPPSSTDSNPDVWQCLADLCNMLACVDHGEVPLFKADTDESEGDEELTVLQLKEDRLLAGFVPLLAAPQEPCYTDRHTEMAIAADCKRVTVLKYFLEALCGQEEPLLAFKGGKYISVSSSSPNSSQDTRSMQDSITEKEADDVIVEAESSLSASEGDEDAEEAGDSENDIRQLKARRHVLANKLAQQQKRRDKIQAVLQTSGQLELEVRPLFLVPDTNGFIDHLGGLKKLLQCGTYIIVVPLIVITELDGLAKGQDNYGGGVGSGGRSTGSRSNYNVSASHVQAVQEKARSAVAFLEKGFEAREPYLRAMTSRGNQLESIAFRSEDTTGQQGTNDDVILSCCLHYCKDKAKDFMPQQRNGTVKLHREVVLLTDDRNLRVKALTRNVPVRDIPAFMSWAKVG